A region from the Lolium perenne isolate Kyuss_39 chromosome 4, Kyuss_2.0, whole genome shotgun sequence genome encodes:
- the LOC127328543 gene encoding uncharacterized protein — MSNRMCFEGLDRSLRDILSIDDPTLTDLPFGGLVVVLGGDLRQILPVIEGGTRPQVVAATITNSPLWDSVTVLELNENMRLAVPGASVQLQREISLFSDWVLDLGEGKLPPATCGNEVVPNLVDIPDDLLIHTEGDHITTIISAVYPDFASNFQDFSYLRQRAVLSPTNDLAEQINSRVLDMLPCEGREYLSSDSKSSPAGTINEKDLFYPPEVLNAIEIPNFPAHRLFLKEGAPIMLLRNLSQSTGLCNGTRLIILELADRVLKAVIITGSHIGDVVYIPRIELTTKKKTKWPFILLRR, encoded by the coding sequence ATGTCGAACCGAATGTGTTTCGAGGGGCTGGACAGGAGTTTGCGTGACATCTTGTCTATAGATGATCCCACACTCACTGATTTACCTTTTGGTGGTCTTGTAGTGGTTTTGGGTGGGGATCTTAGGCAAATACTTCCTGTTATTGAAGGTGGCACTCGACCACAGGTTGTTGCTGCCACTATTACGAATTCTCCCCTCTGGGATTCTGTTACTGTTTTGGAGCTTAACGAAAACATGCGTTTGGCTGTGCCAGGAGCAAGCGTTCAGCTGCAACGGGAGATTTCCTTGTTTAGTGATTGGGTTCTTGACCTTGGTGAGGGAAAACTACCGCCTGCAACATGTGGTAACGAAGTAGTTCCTAACCTGGTAGACATTCCAGATGATCTTTTGATCCACACTGAGGGTGACCATATAACGACCATTATTTCTGCTGTTTATCCAGATTTTGCTTCCAACTTCCAAGATTTTTCGTATTTACGTCAAAGAGCTGTGCTTTCTCCCACAAATGACTTGGCTGAACAAATCAATAGTCGTGTTTTGGACATGCTTCCCTGTGAGGGTAGGGAATATTTGAGTTCAGACTCGAAatcttctcctgctgggacgatcAACGAAAAGGACTTGTTCTATCCTCCTGAGGTCTTGAATGCGATTGAAATTCCTAATTTCCCTGCCCATAGGCTATTTCTTAAAGAAGGTGCCCCTATTATGTTACTTAGAAACTTGAGCCAATCCACTGGACTGTGCAATGGCACAAGGCTTATTATACTTGAGCTTGCTGACCGTGTACTAAAGGCTGTAATCATTACTGGGTCACACATAGGAGATGTCGTTTACATTCCAAGGATCGAGTTAAcgacaaaaaaaaaaactaaatggCCATTTATTCTGCTGCGGCGGTAG